The following are encoded together in the Chlorocebus sabaeus isolate Y175 chromosome 20, mChlSab1.0.hap1, whole genome shotgun sequence genome:
- the CEP85 gene encoding centrosomal protein of 85 kDa isoform X4: MAMQEKYPTEGISHITSPSSNVIQKGSSLGTEWQTPVISEPFRSRFSRCSSVADSGDTAIGTSCSDIAEDFCSSSSSPPFQPIKSHVTIPTAHVMPSTLGTSPAKPNSTPVGPSSSKLPLSGLAESVGMTRNGDLGAMKLSPGLSRDLVYLSGAPGENGIEQSWFPAVGHERQEEARKFDIPSMDSTLNQSAMMETLYSDPHHRVRFHNPRTSTSKELYKVLPEAKKAPGSGAVFERNGPHSNSSGVLPLGLQPAPGLSKPLPSQVWQPSPDTWHPREQSCELSTCRQQLELIRLQMEQMQLQNGAICHHPAAFAPSLPILEPAQWISILNSNEHLLKEKELLIDKQRKHISQLEQKVRESELQVHSALLGRPAPFGDVCLLRLQELQRENTFLRAQFAQKTEALSREKIDLEKKLSASEVEVQLIRESLKVALQKHSEEVKKQEERVKGRDKHINNLKKKCQKESEQNREKQQRIETLERYLADLPTLEDHQKQSQQLKDSELKSTELQEKVTELESLLEETQAICRDKETQLESLRQREAEFSSAGHSLQDKQSVEETSGEGPEVEMESWQKQYDSLQKIVEKQQQKMDQLRSQVQSLEQEVAQEEGTSQALREEAQRRDSALQQLRTAVKELSVQNQDLIEKNLTLQEHLRQAQPGSPPSPDTAQLALELYQELASCLQDLQAVCSIVTQRAQGHDPNLSLLLGIHSQHPETQLDLQKPDVIKRKLEEVQQLRRDIEDLRTTMSDRYAQDMGENCVTQ, translated from the exons CAGACCCCAGTTATCTCGGAGCCCTTTCGGAGCCGCTTCAGCCGCTGTTCAAGTGTAGCCgacagtggggacacagccattGGTACATCATGCTCAGATATTGCAGAGG ATTTTTGCAGCTCAAGTAGCAGTCCTCCTTTCCAGCCCATCAAAAGCCATGTAACCATTCCAACAGCCCATGTGATGCCTTCTACTTTAGGGACCTCTCCTGCCAAGCCAAATTCTACACCTGTTGGACCCTCTTCCTCCAAACTCCCTTTGTCAGGGTTGGCTGAAAGTGTGGGAATGACAAGAAATGGAGACCTCGGTGCAATGAAACTCTCTCCGGGCCTATCTAGAGATCTCGTGTATCTCTCTGGTGCTCCTGGAGAAAATGGAATTGAGCAGTCCTGGTTTCCAGCAGTGGGCCATGAAAGAcaagaagaggcaaggaagttTGATATTCCTAGCATGGACTCTACCCTCAATCAGTCGGCAATGATGGAGACACTTTATTCAGATCCTCACCACCGAGTCCGCTTCCACAACCCAAGAACCAGCACAAGCAAGGAGTTGTACAAAGTGTTGCCTGAGGCCAAGAAGGCACCGGGCAGCGGGGCAGTGTTTGAGCGGAATGGACCACATTCTAATAGCAGTGGGGTCCTCCCTTTGGGACTCCAGCCTGCTCCCGGGCTCTCCAAGCCTCTGCCCTCTCAGGTGTGGCAGCCGAGTCCTGACACTTGGCATCCCCGAGAGCAATCTTGTGAACTCAGCACTTGTCGGCAGCAGCTGGAATTGATCCGTTTACAGATGGAGCAAATGCAG CTTCAGAACGGAGCCATCTGCCACCATCCTGCTGCTTTTGCTCCTTCACTGCCCATCTTAGAGCCAGCACAGTGGATCAGCATCTTGAACAGTAATGAACACCTTCTGAAGGAAAAAGAGCTTCTCATTGATAA GCAGAGGAAACACATCTCTCAGCTGGAGCAGAAAGTGCGAGAGAGCGAACTGCAAGTCCACAGTGCCCTCTTGGGCCGCCCTGCCCCGTTTGGTGATGTCTGCTTGCTGAGGCTACAG GAATTGCAGCGAGAAAACACTTTCTTACGTGCACAGTTTGCACAGAAGACAGAAGCCTTGAGCAGAGAAAAGATTGACCTTGAAAAGAAACTCTCTGCTTCTGAAGTTGAAGTCCAGCTCATCAGAGAGTCGCTCAAAGTGGCATTgcagaagcattctgaggaagtgaagaaacaggaagaaagg GTCAAAGGTCGcgataaacatataaataatttgaaaaagaaatgtcagaaGGAATCAGAGCAGAACCGGGAGAAGCAGCAGCGTATTGAGACCTTGGAGCGCTACCTGGCTGACCTGCCCACGCTGGAAGACCATCAGAAGCAGAGCCAGCAG CTTAAGGATTCTGAGTTGAAAAGCACAGAGCTGCAGGAGAAAGTGACTGAGCTGGAGAGTTTGCTGGAGGAGACCCAGGCAATCTGCAGAGACAAGGAGACTCAACTGGAAAGcctgaggcagagagaagcagAATTTTCCTCTGCTGGACATAG CCTGCAAGATAAACAGTCTGTGGAGGAGACCAGTGGAGAAGGTCCAGAAGTGGAAATGGAGTCCTGGCAGAAGCAATATGATTCGCTCCAAAAG ATTGTGGAGAAGCAGCAACAGAAGATGGATCAGTTGCGCTCACAAGTACAG AGCCTAGAGCAGGAAGTGGCTCAAGAAGAAGGAACAAGCCAGGCCCTGAGAGAGGAGGCCCAGCGAAGGGATTCAGCCCTGCAGCAGCTGCGCACAGCCGTGAAGGAG CTTTCAGTGCAAAACCAGGACTTGATTGAGAAGAATCTGACACTCCAGGAACACCTGCGCCAGGCCCAACCAGGGTCTCCACCTTCACCAGACACGGCCCAGCTGGCACTTGAGCTGTACCAGGAGTTGGCTAGTTGCCTTCAAGATCTGCAGGCTGTCTGTAGCATTGTGACCCAGAGGGCCCAGGGCCATGATCCCAATCTCTCCCTGCTCCTAGGCATTCACT CACAGCACCCAGAGACTCAGCTAGATTTGCAGAAGCCAGATGTGATCAAGAGGAAACTAGAGGAGGTTCAACAGCTGCGTCGTGACATTGAGGACTTAAGGACCACCATGTCAGACAGATATGCCCAGGACATGGGAGAAAACTGTGTCACACAGTGA
- the CEP85 gene encoding centrosomal protein of 85 kDa isoform X7, which produces MPLHSLLCIGSRQQQRKIPQKLAQITVMAMQEKYPTEGISHITSPSSNVIQKGSSLGTEWQTPVISEPFRSRFSRCSSVADSGDTAIGTSCSDIAEDFCSSSSSPPFQPIKSHVTIPTAHVMPSTLGTSPAKPNSTPVGPSSSKLPLSGLAESVGMTRNGDLGAMKLSPGLSRDLVYLSGAPGENGIEQSWFPAVGHERQEEARKFDIPSMDSTLNQSAMMETLYSDPHHRVRFHNPRTSTSKELYKVLPEAKKAPGSGAVFERNGPHSNSSGVLPLGLQPAPGLSKPLPSQVWQPSPDTWHPREQSCELSTCRQQLELIRLQMEQMQLQNGAICHHPAAFAPSLPILEPAQWISILNSNEHLLKEKELLIDKQRKHISQLEQKVRESELQVHSALLGRPAPFGDVCLLRLQELQRENTFLRAQFAQKTEALSREKIDLEKKLSASEVEVQLIRESLKVALQKHSEEVKKQEERVKGRDKHINNLKKKCQKESEQNREKQQRIETLERYLADLPTLEDHQKQSQQLKDSELKSTELQEKVTELESLLEETQAICRDKETQLESLRQREAEFSSAGHSLQDKQSVEETSGEGPEVEMESWQKQYDSLQKIVEKQQQKMDQLRSQVQVNLLELDGFIVTLDIS; this is translated from the exons CAGACCCCAGTTATCTCGGAGCCCTTTCGGAGCCGCTTCAGCCGCTGTTCAAGTGTAGCCgacagtggggacacagccattGGTACATCATGCTCAGATATTGCAGAGG ATTTTTGCAGCTCAAGTAGCAGTCCTCCTTTCCAGCCCATCAAAAGCCATGTAACCATTCCAACAGCCCATGTGATGCCTTCTACTTTAGGGACCTCTCCTGCCAAGCCAAATTCTACACCTGTTGGACCCTCTTCCTCCAAACTCCCTTTGTCAGGGTTGGCTGAAAGTGTGGGAATGACAAGAAATGGAGACCTCGGTGCAATGAAACTCTCTCCGGGCCTATCTAGAGATCTCGTGTATCTCTCTGGTGCTCCTGGAGAAAATGGAATTGAGCAGTCCTGGTTTCCAGCAGTGGGCCATGAAAGAcaagaagaggcaaggaagttTGATATTCCTAGCATGGACTCTACCCTCAATCAGTCGGCAATGATGGAGACACTTTATTCAGATCCTCACCACCGAGTCCGCTTCCACAACCCAAGAACCAGCACAAGCAAGGAGTTGTACAAAGTGTTGCCTGAGGCCAAGAAGGCACCGGGCAGCGGGGCAGTGTTTGAGCGGAATGGACCACATTCTAATAGCAGTGGGGTCCTCCCTTTGGGACTCCAGCCTGCTCCCGGGCTCTCCAAGCCTCTGCCCTCTCAGGTGTGGCAGCCGAGTCCTGACACTTGGCATCCCCGAGAGCAATCTTGTGAACTCAGCACTTGTCGGCAGCAGCTGGAATTGATCCGTTTACAGATGGAGCAAATGCAG CTTCAGAACGGAGCCATCTGCCACCATCCTGCTGCTTTTGCTCCTTCACTGCCCATCTTAGAGCCAGCACAGTGGATCAGCATCTTGAACAGTAATGAACACCTTCTGAAGGAAAAAGAGCTTCTCATTGATAA GCAGAGGAAACACATCTCTCAGCTGGAGCAGAAAGTGCGAGAGAGCGAACTGCAAGTCCACAGTGCCCTCTTGGGCCGCCCTGCCCCGTTTGGTGATGTCTGCTTGCTGAGGCTACAG GAATTGCAGCGAGAAAACACTTTCTTACGTGCACAGTTTGCACAGAAGACAGAAGCCTTGAGCAGAGAAAAGATTGACCTTGAAAAGAAACTCTCTGCTTCTGAAGTTGAAGTCCAGCTCATCAGAGAGTCGCTCAAAGTGGCATTgcagaagcattctgaggaagtgaagaaacaggaagaaagg GTCAAAGGTCGcgataaacatataaataatttgaaaaagaaatgtcagaaGGAATCAGAGCAGAACCGGGAGAAGCAGCAGCGTATTGAGACCTTGGAGCGCTACCTGGCTGACCTGCCCACGCTGGAAGACCATCAGAAGCAGAGCCAGCAG CTTAAGGATTCTGAGTTGAAAAGCACAGAGCTGCAGGAGAAAGTGACTGAGCTGGAGAGTTTGCTGGAGGAGACCCAGGCAATCTGCAGAGACAAGGAGACTCAACTGGAAAGcctgaggcagagagaagcagAATTTTCCTCTGCTGGACATAG CCTGCAAGATAAACAGTCTGTGGAGGAGACCAGTGGAGAAGGTCCAGAAGTGGAAATGGAGTCCTGGCAGAAGCAATATGATTCGCTCCAAAAG ATTGTGGAGAAGCAGCAACAGAAGATGGATCAGTTGCGCTCACAAGTACAG gtgAATTTGTTGGAATTAGATGGATTCATCGTCACTTTGGATATTTCATGA